One genomic segment of Tripterygium wilfordii isolate XIE 37 chromosome 9, ASM1340144v1, whole genome shotgun sequence includes these proteins:
- the LOC120004802 gene encoding aspartyl protease AED3-like produces the protein MPMKTHLLKLLLALPLFFFLAQAGFNPKCDIKDQSSTLKVYHIYSPCSPFRPQKPVSWGESVLQMFAKDQARLQYLSSLVGAKKSSEPIAWGRNIIQSPTYILRVNIGTPAQTMLMALDTSNDAAWVPCSGCIGCSSTVFDSAKSTTFKPLGCQTAECKQVPNPTCGGSTCTFNLTYGGSTIAANLSQDNITLATDPIPNFTLGCIQAATGTSVPPQGLLGLSRGPLSLLSQTQNLYKSIFSYCLPSFKSLNFSGSLRLGPVGQPIRIKYTPLLKNPRRPSLYYVNMVGIRVARKVLDIPASVFAFNPTTGAGTIIDSGTVYTRLVQPAYIAVRDEFRRRIRNATVTTLGGFDTCYSGPIVAPTITFMFAGDVNMTLPIDNILLRSSAGSISCLAMAAAPDNVNSVLNVIANMQQQNHRIVYDVANSRLGIARELCS, from the exons ATGCCCATGAAGACCCACCTCCTAAAATTATTACTAGCActccctctcttcttcttcctagcCCAAGCTGGGTTTAACCCAAAATGTGACATCAAAGACCAAAGCTCAACCCTCAAAGTCTACCACATATACAGCCCATGCTCACCATTTAGGCCACAAAAGCCAGTTTCTTGGGGTGAGAGTGTGCTACAAATGTTTGCCAAGGACCAAGCCAGGCTCCAGTACTTGTCTAGCTTGGTGGGTGCTAAGAAATCTTCAGAGCCAATTGCATGGGGCAGGAACATCATTCAGAGCCCAACTTACATTTTGAGGGTCAATATTGGTACCCCTGCTCAAACCATGCTCATGGCCTTGGATACTAGCAATGATGCTGCTTGGGTTCCTTGTTCTGGCTGTATTGGCTGCTCTTCAACTGTGTTTGACTCCGCTAAGTCCACCACTTTCAAGCCTCTTGGGTGCCAAACTGCCGAGTGCAAACAA GTGCCGAACCCCACTTGCGGAGGCAGCACGTGCACATTCAACCTCACCTACGGCGGCTCCACCATCGCAGCGAATCTCTCACAGGACAATATCACACTCGCTACCGACCCCATCCCCAACTTCACATTGGGTTGCATCCAGGCGGCAACTGGCACGTCGGTCCCACCACAGGGTCTACTGGGCCTGAGCCGAGGCCCATTGTCGCTCTTGTCGCAAACCCAGAACCTGTACAAGTCCATATTCTCTTATTGCCTGCCTAGCTTCAAGTCTCTCAACTTTTCTGGCTCGTTAAGGCTTGGGCCCGTTGGACAGCCCATTAGGATCAAGTATACACCCCTGTTAAAGAATCCTAGAAGACCATCTCTTTACTATGTCAACATGGTCGGAATTAGGGTTGCCCGGAAAGTCCTCGACATCCCGGCCAGTGTGTTTGCCTTCAATCCAACAACCGGTGCCGGAACGATCATTGATTCAG GTACGGTGTACACCAGATTGGTCCAACCAGCGTACATTGCAGTCCGGGATGAGTTCAGGAGGAGAATAAGGAACGCAACGGTGACAACCCTAGGAGGATTCGACACATGTTACTCGGGCCCCATCGTTGCTCCGACAATCACATTCATGTTTGCAGGGGATGTGAACATGACATTGCCAATAGACAACATACTCCTCCGTAGCAGCGCAGGCAGCATTTCGTGCTTGGCGATGGCAGCAGCGCCGGATAATGTGAATTCGGTACTGAATGTGATAGCCAATATGCAGCAACAGAACCATAGAATTGTTTACGATGTTGCCAATTCAAGGCTTGGCATTGCCCGTGAGCTTTGCTCTTGA
- the LOC120006563 gene encoding U-box domain-containing protein 11-like, with the protein MDDDDFRRRGREMEVKSRTVRSLVARLSSVSEHTRAEALAELRLISKHDEDSRSLIAEADAVPYLAETLYSESQDFQENAAATLLNLSISSRESLISTRGLLDALSHALQHASTSTTPAAVQSCAATLHSLLVVDSYRPIIGSKRDIVHALAQIVKNPNSPPRSIKDSLKALFGLALYPLNRNTMIELGVVQPLFALIVKDGRVGIVEDATAVVAQMAGCEESEEAFARVGGVRVLVDLLDVGTGTSIRIKENAVAALLNLVSTGGARIGREVREMAATAVEGVVEVAEGGSTKGKSKAMSLLRIIEGANNGVRDSRFDCAGFTV; encoded by the coding sequence ATGGACGACGACGATTTCAGGCGGAGAGGAAGGGAAATGGAGGTCAAGAGCAGAACGGTTCGCTCGCTCGTGGCAAGGCTGAGCTCAGTGTCCGAGCATACCCGAGCTGAAGCTCTAGCGGAGCTGCGGCTCATCTCGAAGCACGACGAGGATAGCCGCTCTTTAATTGCGGAAGCCGATGCTGTCCCTTACCTAGCAGAGACTCTGTACTCTGAATCTCAGGATTTTCAAGAGAACGCCGCCGCCACGCTCCTCAACCTTTCGATTTCGTCTCGGGAGTCACTTATTTCAACGCGTGGCCTATTGGACGCGCTCTCTCACGCACTTCAACACGCCTCCACCTCGACCACGCCCGCAGCCGTGCAGTCATGTGCGGCAACTCTTCATAGCCTCCTTGTTGTCGACTCCTACCGTCCTATTATTGGATCCAAGCGCGACATCGTACATGCTCTTGCGCAGATCGTCAAGAATCCTAATTCTCCTCCCCGATCAATCAAGGACTCGCTAAAAGCGCTTTTTGGACTGGCGCTTTATCCTTTGAATCGAAACACTATGATCGAGCTCGGTGTTGTGCAACCTCTGTTCGCACTGATTGTGAAGGACGGGAGAGTGGGGATTGTGGAGGACGCTACTGCCGTGGTGGCGCAGATGGCAGGGTGCGAAGAGAGCGAGGAGGCATTCGCGAGGGTTGGCGGAGTGAGAGTTCTTGTGGATTTGTTGGATGTAGGGACGGGGACAAGCATAAGGATAAAGGAGAATGCGGTGGCAGCGTTGCTGAACTTGGTGAGTACTGGTGGTGCAAGAATTGGGAGGGAGGTGAGAGAAATGGCTGCCACCGCGGTGGAGGGGGTGGTTGAGGTCGCCGAGGGCGGAAGCACCAAGGGAAAGAGCAAGGCCATGTCGCTGTTGAGGATTATTGAAGGTGCCAATAACGGTGTGCGAGATTCACGGTTTGATTGTGCGGGATTCACGGTTTGA
- the LOC120005908 gene encoding pentatricopeptide repeat-containing protein At1g62680, mitochondrial-like encodes MDQGVTPDVFTYGSLIQGACNSGQWKETTRLWNKMTARKITPNVVTFSVIFDMLCKEGKILKAECVLGKMIEVGMDPDMVTYSALMDGYCLVGQIDKDLKVFDLIAQSGFQLDAISYNILINGCCKSKRIEKAMALFSDMNSKGLCADTITYNTLISGWCKVGNVQAAKNLLKNMCARGQTPNLITYSTLLDGSCKHGCLDEALTLFKAMQERQEA; translated from the exons ATGGATCAAGGTGTTACACCAGATGTCTTTACTTATGGCTCTTTAATTCAAGGTGCATGTAATTCAGGCCAATGGAAGGAGACTACAAGATTATGGAATAAAATGACTGCAAGGAAGATAACACCAAATGTCGTCACTTTCAGTGTTATTTTTGATATGCTTTGTAAAGAAGGGAAGATTTTAAAGGCTGAATGTGTACTTGGGAAGATGATTGAGGTAGGAATGGATCCTGATATGGTCACATATAGTGCATTGATGGACGGTTATTGTCTAGTAGGCCAAATTGATAAGGATTTGAAAGTCTTTGATTTGATTGCTCAAAGCGGTTTTCAACTTGATGCTATTAgttataatatattaatcaatGGATGTTGTAAGAGTAAACGTATAGAAAAAGCAATGGCACTTTTTAGTGATATGAATTCCAAAGGGTTATGTGCTGACACTATTACATACAACACCCTTATAAGTGGATGGTGCAAGGTAGGCAATGTTCAAGCGGCAAAAAATCTTCTTAAGAATATGTGTGCACGGGGTCAAACACCGAACTTGATAACTTACTCGACTCTGTTGGATGGTTCGTGCAAGCATGGGTGTCTTGATGAGGCATTGACTTTGTTTAAAGCAATGCAAGAAA GGCAGGAAGCTTAA
- the LOC120004782 gene encoding nudix hydrolase 16, mitochondrial-like gives MSDLVARMGRHQQRYDDGCRLVAGCIPFRYTNSDESDDANTEKVVEVLMINSTSGPGLLFPKGGWENDETVEEAAVREAVEEAGVRGELMEFLGQYHFKSKTHRDEFCPEGLCKAAMFALFVKEELDSWPEQSTRTRRWLKIPEVLESCRHQWMREAFECGFTNWLANKESSTGEDL, from the exons ATGTCTGATTTGGTGGCGCGAATGGGTCGGCATCAGCAACGTTACGATGACGGTTGTCGGCTTGTTGCAGG GTGTATTCCATTTCGATATACAAATTCTGATGAAAGTGATGATGCTAATACTGAGAAAGTGGTGGAAGTTCTTATGATAAACTCAACCAGTGGCCCTGGCCTATTGTTTCCAAAG GGAGGCTGGGAGAATGATGAAACTGTGGAGGAGGCTGCTGTGAGGGAAGCTGTTGAAGAAGCTGGAGTTCGAGGGGAATTAATG GAATTTTTAGGACAATATCACTTCAAGAGCAAAACACACCGGGATGAATTTTGCCCAGAAGGTTTATGTAAAGCTGCAATGTTTGCACTGTTTGTTAAGGAGGAGCTTGATTCATGGCCTGAGCAGAGTACCCGAACCAGAAGATGGCTAAAAATACCTGAAGTACTTGAGAGTTGCCGCCATCAATGGATGAGAGAGGCATTTGAATGTGGCTTCACTAACTGGCTCGCCAATAAGGAATCAAGTACAGGGGAGGATCTTTGA